One Xiphophorus maculatus strain JP 163 A chromosome 9, X_maculatus-5.0-male, whole genome shotgun sequence DNA segment encodes these proteins:
- the c9h1orf210 gene encoding type III endosome membrane protein TEMP — MQELVHLKQAKGLIHQEINFKKRLQQRHQKEMASSVNQTSIPPLTINGTTATRIPQHPSHNWGFLVGVLATAISVSLILALLAKCQVVRRYLASYRHTRLREPDTVSHSDSSGMDVEFDMRRGRMDPHSLPPVSEEDDDGFIEDNYIPASERARAERAAEDMEEDTEEEMDVIEFSIT; from the exons ATGCAAGAGTTGGTTCACTTAAAGCAAGCAAAAGGCCTAATTCACcaggaaataaattttaaaaaaagactccaACAGAGACATCAAAAGGAAATGGCATCATCAGTAAATCAAACATCCATACCACCACTAACAATTAATG GCACCACGGCAACCCGCATACCACAACACCCCAGTCACAACTGGGGGTTTTTGGTTGGTGTTCTGGCCACAGCCATTTCTGTCTCCCTTATCCTCGCCCTTCTCGCCAAATGTCAGGTGGTCCGACGTTACCTGGCCAGCTACAGGCACACACGCCTGAGGGAGCCCGATACTGTTAGCCATTCTGACTCTTCAG GCATGGATGTAGAGTTTGATATGCGCAGGGGACGAATGGACCCTCACTCCCTCCCCCCTGTGAGCGAGGAGGATGACGACGGCTTTATTGAAGACAACTACATCCCGGCCAGTGAGAGAGCCAGGGCTGAGAGAGCAGCCGAGGACATGGAGGAAGACACAGAAGAAGAGATGGATGTGATTGAATTCAGCATCACTTAG